Sequence from the Anabaena sphaerica FACHB-251 genome:
AGATATTTTGGGGCATAGCTACAAACCTTTTGTTTTTCCAGAGGATTGTGAGCTAGTATTTGCAAATTTGGCGAATATGTCCCTGAACAATCCCGTTTCTACTATTGAAAATCGCGTCATTGCCAATGGTGAGGTGCGGTGGATGCAGTGGAATCATCGGATGATTTTCGATCAAGAAAACCGCTTTGTGGAATTGCAAGCAGTAGGTCGAGATATCACAGATAAAAAACGTGCAGAAATGGCTTTGGCAGTGCGGGAACGCTATCTTTCAACTTTGGTGAGCGTCCAGAAGTACCTTTTAGTTCATGACTCTGATACTACCTATTACACACAAATTTTGCAATGGTTAGGAGAAACAGCATCTGCATCCCGGATCTATCTGTTTGAAAATAATCATGATGCTGCTGGTAATCTGGTGACAAGTCAGAAATCTGAATGGTGTAACCAAGGAATTGATCCTGAAGTCGATAATCCTGCCCTGCAAAATGTTGTCTATGCAGAATTCTTACCACGATGGTTAGAACTTCTTTCTAGTGGCAAGATTATCAACGGTGTGGTGATTGATTTTCCAGATAGTGAACGAGAAATTCTAGAACCTCAGGGAATTCTGGCTATCTTAATCCTACCTTTGTTGGTAAATGGTCAGTTCTGGGGTTTTATTGGCTTTGATAATTGTGTATCTGCTCAAATTTGGGAACCAGCTGAGGTAAACTTGCTCAGTGCGGCTGCTTCGGCGATTTCCGCACATCTAGAACGGCAAAAAGCTAGACGTGAACTTGTGGATGCTAAAGAGGCTGCTGAAACTGCCAACCGTACCAAAAGCCAGTTTCTTACCAGTATGAGTCATGAGTTACGGACTCCGCTAAATGCCATTATTGGATTTAGCCAGTTACTAGAAACAGATGCCACTTTGCAAGTAGAACAAAAAGATTTTATTAACACAATCAATCAAAGTGGTGAACATCTACTTTCACTCATTGATGATGTGCTAGAAATGTCCAAGATTGAAGCGGGCAAAGTATTTTTAAATGAAAAATCTTTTCACCTGCGGCAGTTGTTGACTACTTTGATGAATATGCTACGTCAACAAACAGAATCTAAAGGATTGTCTTTGGAGTTGCAACTTGCAGAAAACCTCCCGGATTCAATCATCACTGATGATGCTAAATTGCGTCAGGTGTTGATTAATTTATTGGGTAATGCTATTAAGTTTACTGATAATGGTGGTATTACCCTGCGGGTTGGAAATATGGAATCTCTGGGTAAAGGCTATCATCTGTTTTTTGAAGTGGAAGATACAGGATCGGGTATTGCAAAAGAGGAATTGGATACCATTTTTGATGTTTTTGGACAATCTGAATCAGGTAAGCAATCGCATACAGGAACTGGGTTAGGTTTGTCTATCAGTCGCAAGTTTGTAGAACTCATGGGGGGACAAGTGACAGTACAAAGTACCCTGGGTGTCGGTAGTAAATTCCGGTTTGATATTCAAGTCCAGGTGGTTAAGGCACAAGCTTTGGAAGATGAAGATTCTCAAACCACCCCCTTGAGTTCTGCCACAGTCTTGGTTGTTGATGATAATGCCGTAAATCGCAAATTTGCCTTATTGATGTTGAAACGTTTGGGATACCAAGCTCAAGCTGTAGATGGTGGAGAAAAAGCAATTTCAGTATTGCAACGGCAGCATTTTGAGGTGATATTGATGGACGTACAAATGCCTGGTATGGATGGACTGGAAACAACTCAAAGAATTCGTGCTTTGTACAGCGATTGGCTTGTCCAGCGCCAAGGAGATCATCGCAAACAACCAATTATTATTGGCTTTACTGCCGATATTTCTCCCGAAACCCGTGATAAATGTTTAGCTATGGGGATGAATGATTTTCTTTCTAAGCCAGTCAAACTAGAAAGATTGCAACAAGCTTTACTTTGAATTTAACAAAAAGCAATAAATATCTAAAATTTTAGGAATGGAGTCAACAAGTCGTCAATGAATATTAGTAATTTATTTTCAGCGGGTGGTGTGGTCATGTGGCCGCTACTGTTTTTTTCTGTCTTAGCAGTAGCACTTGTTATTGAACGGCTTACTTTTTGGATAAAAATCAGTGGTCGCCAAGATCATGTAGTTCGGGAGGTGTTAAAGTTTTATCGTCAAGGTAATGTGGTTAGTGCTTTAGATCATTTGCACAAAAACGCTGATTTACCCATTGCTCGAATTTTTTTAGCAGCTTTGGAATTAGAAGAACCCACCCCAGAAGAATTCCGCTTGGCCTTAGAAAGCGAAGCACAGGGAGAAATTCCTTTGCTGAAAAGGTTCCAAAACATTTTTGATACAATTATTGGTCTTGCTCCTCTGTTGGGACTTCTGGGTACAGTTTTGGGCTTAATTTCTTCTTTTGCATCTCTGAATATTGGTGATGTGGGAGGTAGTAAAACAGCCGATGTCACAGCGGGAATTAGTGAAGCCTTGGTATCTACAGCAGCGGGATTAGTTGTAGCTATCGTTACGCTTTTTTTTGCTAATACTTTTCGGGGACTTTATATTCGTCAAATTGCTTGGATTCAAGAATATGGCGGACAGTTAGAATTACTCTACCGTCGTCATCGTCAATAACCGCTATGTTTAGATAAAAAGCAAGCGGCTGATATAGCCGCAATATTATCAATAGACATCTCCGGTAATTAAATGTGCGTGGTTTGAAACCCTTGTAGAGACGTTCCGGCGGAACGTCTCGACCATATTTCCGGAGAGGTCTAATATAGTTAGGGAAGATTCGCTGATTCTCTCATCTTTATACCTGCTTGCACTAAATCGAAATTTGGGGGAAAATGGGTGTTATGGTCACAATCTGCTTTTTCTAAGTGGGTTCCTTGTAAATCAGCTTGACGCAGATCCGCAGAAAACAACATCGCACCTCGCAAATCTGCATTTTGTAAATTAGCTTGACTCAAATCGGCAAAACTCAAATCACATCCTCGCAGATTAGCACCGCTGAGGTTAGCCGTACTTAAATCAGCATAGCTGAGGTCAGATCCTTTCAAGTCAACGCCTTGCAAATTAGCATCACCTAATTCTGCTTTTTCAAAGTCTCGTTTTCCGATTGCATATTCCTCGACAACAGTAGCAGCACTATGAAATGGCTGTTGAAAATTTACTTCAGGCATAAAACAGCCTCACAATTTATTTAAATTTTTTTAACTGGGTTGATTTCACCATTTGACCTGATTATATAACCAATTAACCATAAAATAAATCCAGTAGTAACATAAGTTTGCGTTTTTTTGTGTTTCCTCACAAGTTCCTCAAATTCTGATAGTAGTTTGAAACTATCAAGCAATTATAGACAATTGTGCTAGATATATTGAGGCATTTGAACCTAAATTGAAAATTTGAGGATTTGTTATGGCTGTTATAAAAGTGGTGTTCATAACTATGATACTCTACCCCTTTTATCGATTTTGTCAATACATCGCTAGAATCCTGACGAAGATAAATTAAGAACTCTAAATTTTAGTATTTTCACAGGCTTCAATTCAGATTGCTATGAAAACATAAATAAAAGTAACATCATGACCAACATTATCTGGGATAAACTTTATCAAATCTTCCAAAGTTATGTAGCTTTAAAACCAGGAGAAAACCTACAGCAATGGGAGCATGAACTAGCAAGGAAATGTTGCCAAGATATTGAAATACAAGTGACTCATTAGTATCGGAAAATGAGTTATTAAATCAAAAAGGTTAAAAAATAATGGCAACTGCAATAGTGATTGGTTACGGTAATGAATTACGAGGTGATGATGCCATTGGACAACAAGTAGCAAAAGCTATAAAATATTGGTGTTTATCATCTGTGCAATCACTTGCAGTTCACCAACTAACACCAGAATTAGCTGAACCTTTGGCAAATGCTAAGTTAGCAATTTTTGTGGATGCCTGTATTAATTCTCAATCTAATGAGGTACAGGTGCAATCATTATCACCGTCTGAGTCGAAGACTGTCAATGCCCATATTGGTGATCCGCGATCTCTACTTGCTCTTTCTGAATTTCTCTATGGTCATTCTCCCCCAGCGTGGTTAGTCACAGTCCCAGGAGTGAATTTTGATCTGAGCGATCGCATTTCACCAATAGCAGAAAAAGGCATTGCGATCGCCTTAGTCAAAATTATCCAAATTCTTAATCAAAGTAACAATTTATGGATGGACTTGGAATGAATAACAGGGAATAGGGAATAGGAACAACTAACTGATAACTGATCAAGGAGTAGTTATGTCAGCATCTATCAAACCGACCACCGACAAAGCTTATGATATCTTACAAATAGAGAGAATAAACCCCTTAGATGCAATTTTTGCCCCTAAAACGGTTGCTGTCATTGGTGCAAGTGAAAAACCTGGAAGTGTGGGGAGAACTTTACTCTGGAATTTAATTACAAACCCCTTTAATGGGACAGTTTTTCCCATCAATCCTAAGCGTAATAGTGTATTAGGAATTAAAGCCTATTCTACCATTTTTGATGTTCCTGAAAAAATAGATTTAGCGGTAATTGCTACTCCTGCGCCTACAGTACCACAAATTATTACTGATTGCGTAAAAGCTGGAATTAAAGGCGCAATAATTATTTCCGCAGGTTTTAAAGAAGCAGGTGAAAAAGGCATTGCTTTAGAAAAAGAAATTCTCGAAATAGCACATCGAGGAAAAATTAGAATAATTGGACCCAACTGTTTAGGAGTTATGAGTCCAATTTCCGGTTTAAATGCCACCTTTGCCAGCAAAATGGCACAGCCAGGAAACGTAGGTTTCCTCAGTCAAAGTGGGGCATTATGTACATCAATTCTCGATTGGAGTTTACAGGAAAATGTTGGTTTTAGTGCCTTCGTTTCCATCGGTTCAATGTTAGATATTGGTTGGGGAGATTTAATTTATTATTTGGGAGATGACCCCAATACAAAAAGTATTGTAATTTATATGGAATCTATCGGTGATGCGCGTTCTTTTCTGTCCGCAGCGCGAGAAGTAGCATTAACAAAACCAATAATTGTCATTAAAGCCGGTCGGACAGCAGCAGCAGCAAAAGCGGCCGCTTCCCACACAGGATCATTAGCAGGAAGTGACGCTGTTTTAGATGCAGCTTTTCGGCGTTGTGGAGTATTAAGAGTTAATAGTATTTCTGATTTATTTGATATGTCAGAAGTATTAGCCAAACAACCTCGTCCTAAAGGTCCAAGATTAACAATTTTAACTAATGCTGGAGGTCCAGGAGTATTAGCCACAGATACATTAATAGAAAGTAAGGGAGAATTAGCACCAATTTCGGAAGAAGTTATTAATTCTTTGAATGAAATTTTACCTCCACAATGGAGTCATAATAACCCGATTGATATTTTAGGAGATGCAGATCCCCAACGTTATACAAAAGCCTTAGAAATTGCTGCTAAAGACCCTAAGAGTGATGGCTTGTTAGTAATTTTAACACCCCAAGCTATGACCGATCCGACAAAAATTGCGGAAGGATTAGAACCCTACTCGCAAATGCCAAATAAACCAATTTTAGCAAGTTGGATGGGTGGGGAAGATGTGGCACAAGGGCAACAAATTCTTAACCGTCAAGGTATTCCTACTTATGCTTATCCCGATACAGCAGCGCGGATATTTAGTTATATGTGGCGGTATAGTTATAACTTACGGGGTATTTATGAAACTCCGGTATTACCTGCCCTAGAATGTGATAGTAATTCCCGTGATTGTGCATTAGTTGAAACCATTATTAACGATGCTAGAAAAGCAGGAAGAACGATTTTAACAGAGTTTGAATCTAAGGAAATTTTAGCCGCCTATGGTATTCCTGTGGTTGCGGGAAGCATTGCCAAAAGTGCCGAGGAAGCGGTGGAATGTGCCGAAAAACTCGGTTATCCAGTGGTTTTAAAACTGTATTCCCAAACAATTACCCATAAAACAGATGTGGGTGGTGTGCAGTTAAATTTGCGAAATGCCGAAGCTGTGAAAAAAGCCTATCATTTAATTGAAACTTCGGTATTAGAAAAAGCTAAACCAGAAGATTTTTTAGGCGTAACCGTGCAGCAAATGGTAAAAACTAGCGGTTACGAATTGATTATTGGCAGTAGTTTAGATCCGCAATTTGGACCAGTATTATTATTTGGTGCTGGGGGACAATTGGTGGAAGTTTTTCAAGATAGTTCCATTGCTTTACCTCCCTTAAATACTACCCTAGCCAGACGGATGATGGAACAAACAAAAATCTACAAAGCCTTAAAAGGTGTGCGGGGTAGAGAAAGTATAAATATGGAAGCATTGGAGGAATTGCTAGTAGTATTTAGTCATTTGGTAGTAGAACAACCTTTGATTAAAGAAATAGACATTAATCCTTTATTAGCTATTCCTCCCAGTCCTGATCATCCTGGTGGTTTAATAGCATTAGATGGGAGAATAGTTTTACATTCTGCGGATGTAGAAGAACAGCAATTACCAAAATTAGCCATTCGTCCCTATCCTCATCAATATGTTAGCAATTGGAATCTGAAAAATAATACACCAATTACTATCCGTCCTATCCGCCCTGAAGATGAACCATTAATAGTTAAATTCCACAAAACATTATCTGAAGAAAGTGTGTATTTACGCTACTTTCACTTAGTGAAATTAAGTCAAAGAATTGCCCATGAACGACTCACCAGAATTTGTTTTATTGACTATGATCGAGAAATGGCATTAGTCGCAGAACATGAAAACCCAGAAACCAAAGAAACGGAAATTTTAGCAGTAGGAAGATTGAGTAAATTACATGGGAATAATGCTGCGGAATTTGCTATGCTAGTGAGCGATCACTTTCAGTGTCAAGGCTTAGGAACAGAACTACTCAAGCGATTAATAGAAGTAGGTAAAAACGAGAAAATCTGCTGTATCTCTGCTGATATTTTGGCAGATAATTTAGGGATGCAGCGAGTGTGTGAAAAACTCGGTTTCAAAATTTTACGTACTAATGATGCAACGGTGTTAAAAGCGGAAATTGATTTGTAGGATTAGATCCCCCCTTCCCCCTCTTAACAAGGGGGGATAAATTTCAAAGTCCCCTAGAAGGGGGGATTTAGGGGGATCTGCAAGTTTAATTTAAAATATAAGATCTAAACTTATGGAAATGTAAATACTTGACTATGACTCAGATTGTTTTATAAGATTTAGATTCCATAATTATCGAGATGCTAAAAACTCGCGCTCAAAAGCATGGTAATTATTTACAGGCAGAAATTAAGGCAATTCTACAGCAAATAACTAAAGCAGAGAACAAAAAAATACGCCTCTCTGAAAAACGGATAGCAGCATTTAAAGAATGGATAGAAAGCCATAAAAATATTAATTTTCTAACTCTTTCTGATGAAGCAATCAGCCGCGAAAGTATTTATGATGACAGAGGTTAAATGGCTCATCTTATAGACACAAATGTTTAATTATATTGACTTATTTAATGTTGGATTTCCTAATGTCAACCCAACCTACAAAAATGTTAATTAAATTTTGATTCTCATTCCTTAATTGAAGGGTATGGAAATATTTGTTTGTGACTGATTTTGTCTACTTAATGGAGATCTCATCCACTGATAACCTACAAAAATCAACAATAAACCGATCAAAAATAAAAGTACCATTAAAACGATTTGATACCAGATAACTTGCGGTAAAAGTAAGTCTAAAACTAAGTGCATTAAATTCATAATGCCATAAAAAACAGTTAAGCCAAAATGTATGACTCGATAGCGTTTATTTTCAGTGAAAGCAGTACCAATCATTGCTAACATTGGCAACATAAAAAAGCCCAACATCAGCCAAAAAATCCCCGAAAGTTGATTGAGTGATGTAGCTGGTTGCGATTCAACCACATTTAAACCGTGGAATAATGGCATTAAACCTAGTTGAGTATGAAACAGTGTACCTAATAAAAACACTGTCCACAAAGTAATAATTTTTTCTCTGTAATTAATTGCCATCTTTATTTCACCATAGCTACATTTTATAACCTATATGGCGGAGTAAATCTTGACGTGCTTTTATATCTTCATTTCCTTCCACACCCTTGGGTGAAAATCCATCAATAACACCGAGAATACCCCGACCTTCTTCAGTTTCTGCTAAAATTACTTGCACAGGATTAGCGGTAGCACAATAAATATTACAAACTTCTGGACATTGCTTAATGGCATTGAGAAAGTTAATAGGATAAGCATCTTTTAATACAATTATAAAACTGTGTCCTGCGGCAATAGCTTGAGCATTTTTAATAGCTACTTCTTGCAAAATAGCGTCATTTCCAGTTATTCTAATTAAACAAGCAGTTGATGCTTCACAGAAAGCAATACCAAACTTTACCTGTGAGGATATCCCCACCATTATTTCATATAAATCTTCTACGGTTTTGATAAAGTGGGTTTGTCCTAAAATTAGGTTACAATCTACAGGAATTTCTAAACTAACAGCTTTGAGTTCCATATTGTTTAGACAAAAATAAAATTGTATTCGGTACAGTTTTGTTTTACACTTTTATAAATTAATCCTACAAATATCTTTGGTTTATGAATTGTCAAACATTGAAAGATAAGTTACAAGTATTGCTTAAACAAATTCAAACCCAGGATGATGGTTCTCCTACCACTAATTTAAAGCTGGAAACATCTAAAGTAGCGGAAATAGAAGAGTTGACCGCTGAATTAGAAAGTCTTAATCCCAATCCTCAACCACTCCTCCATGCTACTACTTTATTAAATGGAGCTTGGCAGCTACAATACTCTACAGCTAGAGAAATTCGTTTTTTAGATTCCCTGCCATTAGGCTTGGAAGTGGGTAAAGTCTATCAAGTAATTAATGTTGTAGATAAACTATTTTTTAATCTAGCTCAGGTAAAACATCCTTTGAAAATAATTTCAGGATATGTGAAAGTAACAGCTAGTTTTGAACCTGCTATAGATACATCAAGTTTACCAGACAAGTGTATCAATGTATATTTTGATAAACGTTATTTAGCTATTGATAAAATTGTAGGTGTTAACACTCCTCAACTAAATCCATTTAAAGTTATAGCTGCTAATGCTCCTAAAGGTAGAGTTGCAACTCTTGATATTACTTACCTAGATGAAACATTCAGGATTGGACGTGGAGGAGATGGAAGTTTATTTATTCTCAATAAAGCTGATGATTTACCTAATTTGAATTTTTGATTGATAAAGTTAATAATGCTTATTTTTCTAATCAAATAACATTTTTATCGCAGGTAAGATGAACACTGGAAGTAAGGGAATGTTCAATAAAATACGTGGTAGTTTATTTGTAGGAATAGGCTATATGTTATCACCTCAGTCGTGATGGAATGATGTATTTTTTAATTTGCCCATTGCATTGTTATTTGGTTATCTGGTAAGTTGGGCAAAACCAGATTGGCTTTTACCGTTTACAGTTATTGGCTATTAGCTCTCAAATATGTTGGATATTGTGAGGATGCAAATGGGATCTATGGATATGTTTTTCAGCAAGAACAGCGTAATCTTAAACGAGATTTGCTTTTGGGTTTGGGTGGTTATACTATTTATACAGTTGTGCTGGTCTTGTTAATATATTTCCATATTCTAGAAGTACCTGCTTTTTTAACAGATTTGCGATAATAACTATAGATCCCCGACTTATTAAAAAGTAGGGATCTAGAAAAAGTGAACTATCAAATAGTTATAACAGCCCGTTTTTCTAAAGCAATATCCCTGAATTTCCCTTGTAATTTTCCCCAAGTCATGCCGTCTAAACAGGGTAAAACAATGTGAGCATTTCCTACTCTCTCTGGTGGACCCATACCCACTGCCCACATACCTGCGGCTAAAGCTGCATCAATACCTGCGGCTGCATCTTCAAAAACTACACATTGCTGGGGTGGAAGTCCTAACTGCTGGGCTGCAAATAAAAATAAATCCGGTGCTGGTTTGGGCTTCTGCACACTATAACCATCAGCGATCGCATCCAATTTATCACTAATCCCCAACTTTTCAACTACTACACGAGCATTTTTACTCGCTGAACCAAGAGCTATTTTCAACCCAGCTTGACGCAAATTATCCAATAAAGAAACCGCACCTGGTAACAAATTATCAGGGGTGATGTTTTGAATCAATTCCACATAATAATCGTTTTTGCGTTCCATCATCTCCTGTATCTGTGTATCAGAATATCGCCTATCGCCAATCATTAACATCAGCGAAGCGCGGCGAGAAATTCCCCGCAATGCCTCATTAGCTTGCCGGTTAAAAGGTAGACCTTCCTCATCGGCTAACTTCTGCCACGCTTGATAATGATATTCTGCTGTATCTGTTAACACACCATCTAAATCAAAAATTGCACCCCGAATGTTGGGGAGGTGGGGAGGTGGGGAGGTGGAACGTAAATCAAAATCATGCCATTTTCCACGCCAGTATAATTTAAACTTCAGGCGTGTCCAACCTGGAGGTAAATGGGGATTAGCTGCGGGCTGATGATCTGTAAATTGAATACCTCCGAAACCGAAAACTACAGCTTGCCAAATGCCTCCAGCACTAGCGCCATGAATACCTTCATTGCTATTTCCCCGGATATCTTCCAAATCCACCATAGCCGCTTGCATGAAGCGTTCATAAGCTTCCTGAGTTTTACCTAAATCTGCGGCTAAAATCGCGTGAATAGCTGGTCCAAGGGAAGAACCATAGGTGATATCTGTGCGGGGTGCGTAGTAGTCCCAATTTACCTCTAATATTTTCTTGCTGTAGGGAAACTCCGCAGATTCTCGCATGAGATAAAGTAGCATTAATACATCTGGCTGTTTGAGGACTTGGTGGTTGTTTGCTCCTTCAATACCTAAGATGGCTTGCATTGACTTTTGGCGCGGTTCGTAGTCTGCTAAGTTAATATCATCAAGTTGGAAAAATCCCTCACATTGCTCAAGTAAACCTGTTTCAGGATCGTAAGGAATCCAGATTTTGTTAATGATTTCTTGCCAATGGTTTCTGATTTCGTCAGTAAGTTGCAATTTTTTCTCTAGTTCCGTGGCTTTTTCTGGGAAACTACGACGTAACCAATCACCAACTATACAAGCTTTTTCTAAATGCCACTGCACTATGCGGTTAGTAAATGTATTGTTATGTACTAACTCGTGGTATTCATCTGCACCTATGACACTACGAATCTCATAACGTTGAGTTTGAGGATTGAACTCAACTCGACTTGACCAAAAAATTGCGGTATCTAGAATTATCTCTGCACCATAATCTCTGAGCCATTCGTCGTCCCCAGTGACTCGCCAATAGTACCATGCAGCGTAAGGAATAACTGAGCTAATATGAATTTCGCGATCGCGACACCAAATACGTACATCTTCGCCATAAAAATCACTTGGTAGCGCCCACCGAGGCGTTACTTCATCACCTGTCACCGCACTTTCCCACGCATACATCGCCCCTTGATATCCATAATGTATCGCTTTCCGTCGCGCCCCATCTAAAGTATGATAACGATAAGTCAATAAATTCCGAGCCAGTGCGGGTTGAGTAAACGTAAAGAATGGCAGAATAAAAATTTCCGTATCCCAAAAAATATGGCCGTGATAGCCAAACCCAGACAGGGTTTTTGCCGGAATACTCACCCTGTTATTATCGCGAGGAGCCGCAATTAGCAATTGAAACAGGTTGTAACGAACTGCAAAAGCAGCTTTGCTATCTCCTTCAATGACAATATCACTTTGTTGCCAAACCTCAGCCCACGCTTCTTGGTTCGCATCACGTAGGGTAATATAATCTGGCAGCTGGGCGATTTTTTCCTGTGCGGCTGAGACTGGTTCTACAACATCCTGCGAGGTAAAAACAGTGACAATTTTATCTATGGTGACTGTCTGCCGT
This genomic interval carries:
- a CDS encoding hydrogenase maturation protease, whose translation is MATAIVIGYGNELRGDDAIGQQVAKAIKYWCLSSVQSLAVHQLTPELAEPLANAKLAIFVDACINSQSNEVQVQSLSPSESKTVNAHIGDPRSLLALSEFLYGHSPPAWLVTVPGVNFDLSDRISPIAEKGIAIALVKIIQILNQSNNLWMDLE
- a CDS encoding PAS domain S-box protein is translated as MNSHPYHQWIIKTVGTASLRRMLIVPFVLQIVGFVALVGYFSYQNGSLAVNKLVVDLQSEINNRIEQKITNYFNAPVKINQLNVDAYESGQLNLFNFQATGQYFTKQLRTFGTSYIQFATARGEYIGAGDYGSGRAQIEEIPLGAELGKSYKYDTNLAGERTRLVSVQAYDPRREAWFSNVVKAGKPVWSEIYNWDTNPEIMSIAASYPLYDRQGKFIGALGTDLSLTYISNFLRQIKLGSSGKAFILERSGMLVASSAKEAPFRMVNGQAKRLQILNSQDFVIREVATNIQKQWGDLAKIDANEQIQVKIKGKTYFVLVSRWQDNLGLDWLVVSVLPESDFMTEIQAATKKTIFLCGVAFLLSTAMGLLTTQLIAQPLLRLILAARQIAQGDFQEISPISTPIVEVRELSHSFHQMAQQLQRSFTELADSKAELDQFLESLPIGVAIHGIDGSVVYLNRVGKSLLGVEKIPEQDQDDLATAYQLYVEGTNQLYPRGRLPAMRALQGECLKIEDIEVHCNGRIIPAAVWATPIFDHNGVITHAITAFQDITYRKQAERILTNYNAALERQIAAKTAELRDQEARFRAIVELQTELIARSRADGILTFVNDAFCRYFGVNTEDILGHSYKPFVFPEDCELVFANLANMSLNNPVSTIENRVIANGEVRWMQWNHRMIFDQENRFVELQAVGRDITDKKRAEMALAVRERYLSTLVSVQKYLLVHDSDTTYYTQILQWLGETASASRIYLFENNHDAAGNLVTSQKSEWCNQGIDPEVDNPALQNVVYAEFLPRWLELLSSGKIINGVVIDFPDSEREILEPQGILAILILPLLVNGQFWGFIGFDNCVSAQIWEPAEVNLLSAAASAISAHLERQKARRELVDAKEAAETANRTKSQFLTSMSHELRTPLNAIIGFSQLLETDATLQVEQKDFINTINQSGEHLLSLIDDVLEMSKIEAGKVFLNEKSFHLRQLLTTLMNMLRQQTESKGLSLELQLAENLPDSIITDDAKLRQVLINLLGNAIKFTDNGGITLRVGNMESLGKGYHLFFEVEDTGSGIAKEELDTIFDVFGQSESGKQSHTGTGLGLSISRKFVELMGGQVTVQSTLGVGSKFRFDIQVQVVKAQALEDEDSQTTPLSSATVLVVDDNAVNRKFALLMLKRLGYQAQAVDGGEKAISVLQRQHFEVILMDVQMPGMDGLETTQRIRALYSDWLVQRQGDHRKQPIIIGFTADISPETRDKCLAMGMNDFLSKPVKLERLQQALL
- a CDS encoding MotA/TolQ/ExbB proton channel family protein, whose protein sequence is MNISNLFSAGGVVMWPLLFFSVLAVALVIERLTFWIKISGRQDHVVREVLKFYRQGNVVSALDHLHKNADLPIARIFLAALELEEPTPEEFRLALESEAQGEIPLLKRFQNIFDTIIGLAPLLGLLGTVLGLISSFASLNIGDVGGSKTADVTAGISEALVSTAAGLVVAIVTLFFANTFRGLYIRQIAWIQEYGGQLELLYRRHRQ
- a CDS encoding adenosine-specific kinase, translating into MELKAVSLEIPVDCNLILGQTHFIKTVEDLYEIMVGISSQVKFGIAFCEASTACLIRITGNDAILQEVAIKNAQAIAAGHSFIIVLKDAYPINFLNAIKQCPEVCNIYCATANPVQVILAETEEGRGILGVIDGFSPKGVEGNEDIKARQDLLRHIGYKM
- a CDS encoding PAP/fibrillin family protein translates to MNCQTLKDKLQVLLKQIQTQDDGSPTTNLKLETSKVAEIEELTAELESLNPNPQPLLHATTLLNGAWQLQYSTAREIRFLDSLPLGLEVGKVYQVINVVDKLFFNLAQVKHPLKIISGYVKVTASFEPAIDTSSLPDKCINVYFDKRYLAIDKIVGVNTPQLNPFKVIAANAPKGRVATLDITYLDETFRIGRGGDGSLFILNKADDLPNLNF
- the acs gene encoding acetate--CoA ligase alpha subunit, yielding MSASIKPTTDKAYDILQIERINPLDAIFAPKTVAVIGASEKPGSVGRTLLWNLITNPFNGTVFPINPKRNSVLGIKAYSTIFDVPEKIDLAVIATPAPTVPQIITDCVKAGIKGAIIISAGFKEAGEKGIALEKEILEIAHRGKIRIIGPNCLGVMSPISGLNATFASKMAQPGNVGFLSQSGALCTSILDWSLQENVGFSAFVSIGSMLDIGWGDLIYYLGDDPNTKSIVIYMESIGDARSFLSAAREVALTKPIIVIKAGRTAAAAKAAASHTGSLAGSDAVLDAAFRRCGVLRVNSISDLFDMSEVLAKQPRPKGPRLTILTNAGGPGVLATDTLIESKGELAPISEEVINSLNEILPPQWSHNNPIDILGDADPQRYTKALEIAAKDPKSDGLLVILTPQAMTDPTKIAEGLEPYSQMPNKPILASWMGGEDVAQGQQILNRQGIPTYAYPDTAARIFSYMWRYSYNLRGIYETPVLPALECDSNSRDCALVETIINDARKAGRTILTEFESKEILAAYGIPVVAGSIAKSAEEAVECAEKLGYPVVLKLYSQTITHKTDVGGVQLNLRNAEAVKKAYHLIETSVLEKAKPEDFLGVTVQQMVKTSGYELIIGSSLDPQFGPVLLFGAGGQLVEVFQDSSIALPPLNTTLARRMMEQTKIYKALKGVRGRESINMEALEELLVVFSHLVVEQPLIKEIDINPLLAIPPSPDHPGGLIALDGRIVLHSADVEEQQLPKLAIRPYPHQYVSNWNLKNNTPITIRPIRPEDEPLIVKFHKTLSEESVYLRYFHLVKLSQRIAHERLTRICFIDYDREMALVAEHENPETKETEILAVGRLSKLHGNNAAEFAMLVSDHFQCQGLGTELLKRLIEVGKNEKICCISADILADNLGMQRVCEKLGFKILRTNDATVLKAEIDL
- a CDS encoding pentapeptide repeat-containing protein encodes the protein MPEVNFQQPFHSAATVVEEYAIGKRDFEKAELGDANLQGVDLKGSDLSYADLSTANLSGANLRGCDLSFADLSQANLQNADLRGAMLFSADLRQADLQGTHLEKADCDHNTHFPPNFDLVQAGIKMRESANLP